The Verrucomicrobiia bacterium genome includes the window CATGCCAGTTGTAGGCAAGCTCCGGGTCAAAGACGATTCGCTGCACAAGGTTTTTCTGTGCGTCTTCTGCCAGTGGCGCCGTAAGCTTGATACCCTCCACGTAGAGAGGGAACAGCTTAGGATTCACGAATGAAAGTGAGACCGATTCCTCGGCCTCTTCGGTACGAGGTTTGTTTGCCATATAAGTGCTCCCTTTTTCAGGGTACGAAGCTGGCGTGATTCTCACAGAAACCAAGCAAAAGGTCAATAACAAAACTGCACCCCGGAGGGTGCAGTTTTACAGAACCGTTAGTTCCCGGCTTTCTTAGCCTTTTGACGAGTGCTACCGTCGAGGATTTTCTTGCGCAGACGGAGGCTCTGAGGGGTTACCTCTAGAAGCTCATCGTCTTCCAAGAAGTCCAGACACTGCTCCAAGCTGAATACCGTAGGAGGGGTAAGCTGGAGGGAATCATCGGAACCAGAGGCACGGACGTTGGTCAGCTTCTTTTCCTTACAGACATTAATCTCAATGTCATCTTCACGGCCATTAAGGCCAATGATCATCCCCGCGTAGACCTCAGTCTGTGGTGGGATAAAGGTAATGCCACGTCCTTGCGCAACATCCAAACCATATCCCACAGCCTTGCCCGCTTCGGAGGCAATCAGCACACCGTTGCGCATCTGTGGGATGAGGGTGCCGGCCGGCTCGTAGCGAAGGAACAGTGAGTTCATAACAGCCGTCCCACGCGAAAGCGTCAGGAGCTGAGTACGAAGGCCAAGCATTCCACGGGTAGTAATCTCGAAGGTAAGGCGGACGGAACCATCGCTGTTATCTTCTTGGGAATGGAGGATGCCCTTACGGCGACCTACTTCACCCGTGGCAGCGCCAACGTATTCAGCAGGAACATCGATAGTAAGCTCTTCCACTGGCTCCACAGTAACGCCATCAACCACCTTGGTAATAACCATAGGCTTGCCCACCTGCAGCTCGAAACCTTCACGACGGAGGGTTTCAATGAATACCGCCAGGTGTAGCTCACCACGGCCAGAGAGAATATATTCTCCGTTTTCGCCCATATCCATACGCATGGACACGTTGTGCTCAAGCTCTTGCTTGATACGGTCAAGCAAGTGGCGGCTCGTTACAAACTTACCTTCGCGGCCAGCAAATGGAGAAGTATTGGCACCAAGGCCCATTTTCAGGGTTGGCTCTTCAATGGCAATAGAAGGTAGTGCGTCTGGTGTAGCTGGGTCGGTAATGGTATCGCTAATACCTGCGGCTTTTACGCCAGTAAGGAAGACAATGTCCCCGGCCTTTGCTTCTGGAACTTCAACCCGGGTAAGGCCCTGGCTTACGTACACACGTTCAATGCGTGCGTTTTCCTTGGACCCGTCTTTGGCATGGATAAGCGCCACATTCATAGCGGGCTTGGCAACACCACGGATAACGCGGCCAACGGCATATTTGCCCTGGTAGTTGTCCCAGTCAAGAGCGGAAACGAGCAACTGGAAGGGAGCATTCTCATCACCCTTAGGTGCTGGGACGTGGTCAACAATTGCCTCAAAAATAGGGGTAAGGTCTGCAGCGGCAGCAGGATCAGCAGGCATTTCTGCCCAAGCCTTACCTTCACGGCCGATGGCGTAGTAAATAGGAAACTCCAACTGGGAGTCATCGGTAGCCAGGTCCAAGAAGAGATCGTATGTCTTGGAAAGGACTTCATCAACGCGGGAATCGCGCTTGTCGATTTTATTAACGACAACAATAGGACGGAGGCCAAGGCCAAGGGCCTTTTTCAGTACGAACTTGGTCTGAGGCATTGGGCCTTCTTGGGCATCAACCACAAGAATGACACCATCAGCCATGCTAAGAGTGCGCTCTACCTCACCACCAAAGTCTGCGTGACCTGGTGTATCGATAATATTGATCTTCACCCCGTTGTAGGTAACGGCGGTGGTTTTAGCCAAAATAGTAATACCGCGCTCACGCTCCTGGTCATTGGAGTCCATGATTAGGTCTTGGGTCATGGCAGCCTCGTTCTCACGGAACGTTTTGGACTGCTTCAAAAGACCATCCACAAGTGTGGTTTTACCGTGGTCTACGTGGGCGATAATAGCGACGTTGCGGATGTGCATAAAAGGTTTGGGCAGGCCCCTCAGGGCTCAAAATAAAAAGCGGCTAGTGAGCCGTTTATGTTCTGAGTAACAGTAGCAGATACAGGTGAGGATGTCCACCCTACAGGTTGACAGATAGAGCGTCTCCTGCCATATTCCCACTCAATGGTATGTATGAAACGCCTTATGTTCGGGGAACTCCCCTTTCACATAAACCCCGCCCGTCTCACTCAGT containing:
- the typA gene encoding translational GTPase TypA translates to MHIRNVAIIAHVDHGKTTLVDGLLKQSKTFRENEAAMTQDLIMDSNDQERERGITILAKTTAVTYNGVKINIIDTPGHADFGGEVERTLSMADGVILVVDAQEGPMPQTKFVLKKALGLGLRPIVVVNKIDKRDSRVDEVLSKTYDLFLDLATDDSQLEFPIYYAIGREGKAWAEMPADPAAAADLTPIFEAIVDHVPAPKGDENAPFQLLVSALDWDNYQGKYAVGRVIRGVAKPAMNVALIHAKDGSKENARIERVYVSQGLTRVEVPEAKAGDIVFLTGVKAAGISDTITDPATPDALPSIAIEEPTLKMGLGANTSPFAGREGKFVTSRHLLDRIKQELEHNVSMRMDMGENGEYILSGRGELHLAVFIETLRREGFELQVGKPMVITKVVDGVTVEPVEELTIDVPAEYVGAATGEVGRRKGILHSQEDNSDGSVRLTFEITTRGMLGLRTQLLTLSRGTAVMNSLFLRYEPAGTLIPQMRNGVLIASEAGKAVGYGLDVAQGRGITFIPPQTEVYAGMIIGLNGREDDIEINVCKEKKLTNVRASGSDDSLQLTPPTVFSLEQCLDFLEDDELLEVTPQSLRLRKKILDGSTRQKAKKAGN